The Streptomyces sp. NBC_01275 genome has a segment encoding these proteins:
- a CDS encoding ester cyclase: MAERKALCLEMVAAWNRWDLSGIIKHWSPDIVHYSEDNEVSSADMVKLMEGGLKAFPDLQLEVKSIMAEEDLVTLRITVTATHQGEFMGVAPTGQRVSWHLVEELRFADGKVVEHWDVINMRPLLVRLGKLPDIPKVEQEASA, from the coding sequence ATGGCCGAGCGCAAGGCGCTGTGTCTGGAGATGGTCGCCGCCTGGAACCGTTGGGACCTCAGCGGGATCATCAAGCACTGGTCGCCGGACATCGTGCACTACTCCGAGGACAACGAGGTGAGTTCCGCCGACATGGTCAAGCTCATGGAGGGCGGGCTGAAGGCGTTCCCGGATCTCCAGCTCGAGGTGAAGAGCATCATGGCCGAGGAGGACCTGGTCACCCTCAGGATCACCGTGACCGCCACCCACCAGGGCGAGTTCATGGGCGTGGCCCCCACCGGACAGCGCGTCAGCTGGCACCTGGTGGAGGAACTGCGCTTCGCGGACGGCAAGGTGGTCGAGCACTGGGACGTCATCAACATGCGCCCCCTCCTGGTCCGGCTCGGCAAGCTGCCCGACATCCCGAAGGTCGAGCAGGAGGCGAGCGCCTGA